Sequence from the Fusarium oxysporum Fo47 chromosome VI, complete sequence genome:
TTCCATGGTCGGGTTTCTAGGCCACGTATAGGACACAGGTCCGTGAGCGCGCGGCGTAGATCTTTGTCGGCCTCGGCGGTTAAAGGGTTCGAGGAATCGTTGCGAGAGGTGTAGGGTTGGGATGCGAGGAAGGGTTCCCGCTTATCGTTGggtgaaggaggaagagcgtTGTTAATCTTGACCGGGTTAATGTATCCGAATGTGTGGCGGGCGGCCTTGAGGACGTTATTTCGAGGggggatgaggaagaggccgGTGCTGAGGTTCAACACTACAGGGAAGTTGTCGAGTCGCTTCTGCTCTTCTGGTGTGATGTCCATATACGCGACTGCATGGCCAGTAGCCTCTGTTCTTCCTCGAAGGTCAACGAGCGAGCCGGACCAAGCACCAGCAGCTACCATGACCACATCGGCCTTGAGAACCTCTGAGTCGCTCAATTGCGCACCAATGACTCGGTCGCCCTCTGTCACGAGCTCTGTCACTTTGCCGTTGACGAACTGGATACGTCCTGTGGCCTGAGCCTGCTTATAGAGCCACTTCATACCCTCTCCAGCATCAGCCCAGCCAGAGTTGCCATTGAGGTAGCCCCAGTCTCCGGGATAACCGTCTGTGCCGAGGAACTCTTGGAGAGCCTTGGTACTCTCCAGCTTTTGGATCTTATCCACAGGCAGACCAGTCTGCTTAGCGATCGACTCGACATTCTTGGCGCTCTCCTTGGTATAGTCCATGCCAGacttcttgagcttgaagtcTCTGGGGGTTTCGCTAGCGCAGAGGACAAAGCCCGACTCGGAATATCGTCCCTGTCCACCGACCTCATGGTCACCCTGCTTTCGCCATTCCTTCTGCGCCTCGGCGGCAAGCGCGGCATAGTAAGGGTCCGAGTAGTCGGCTCGTACAATTCGAGACGAGTCTACACtggcagcatcttctggAGGAAACTGTCCTGCGCAGTCGTCGACGACAGTAATCGAGGTGTTGGAGTAGTGTGGTCGTTTGGCCAAAGCCCAGGCGGTGCCGAGCCCAAAGACTCCAGAGCCAACGATAAGGATAGAAGAGGGAGCGCCAGCCATTGTGACACACAGAGATGATAGACGGTCGAGgagaagacaagagaggCTTCCTACGAGGCACGATCACTTATCTGCCACTGTCAACAAAAGAAAGTTGACATGGGCCGATGAAATGCGAAGACTTTTCCCCGTTCCCACACCGATCACGGCGTTGTCCGAGTAGGAGAGCGTCGCAAACGACACTAGAACGGGGCCAGAAATCGGCTGATAAGTCTTTGGCGCTGCCGAGAATCGGGGCTAGTTTGCTGATTGACTGAGAATGCCATTATTGGCTGGGCACGTGAGTGGATAATCATGCATCATCGACGCACGCGAGCTTCACACACAAAATGTCAAAAAAGACTTCAAACTTCGGAGAGAACTTaaaactttatttatatctcACTACTGAGAAAAAATTGCACACTCTGGAGAATGCATCTCGCAGATGTTGGTTCAAGTTCATGGCAACCATGTGATTGTCTTGGCCACCAGCAGATGCTGGGGTATGCTCTCCATGTTTTCACGAACTCGTTACCGAGTTCATGTTTTTTCACTGAACCCTCAAAAGGCTCACTTGGGCAACTGTTCGACTTTGTTTCCTCAGCACCCTCTCTCAACTCAACGCGTCCCTCAGGAATATTAGAAGCGCTCAAATCAACTGAGCGCGTGCGCCACAGTACTGGCGCGAGCAATCTATGATGTGTCGCGGGATGAGTAGTCTTTGCTTTTCCCCAGAACCGAAATCCCTCGTAAATAATCCCCTTCCTAACCGCCCCGGCCAACGCCATTGCAATGCAGAAATTCAAAATGGTACAAACGCAAATTCCTGGCCTCCAGCCTGGGCATCAAGACCAGGTgaaagccagagaacatgaAAGCAATCGTGGTATCATGACGGGTTGTCTAATCATACACGTCGATAAGGTGACATTGTAGTGTCGGATGTAAGATGACAAAGAGTCAAGTGGCACCTTAGACTTTGCGGAAATCTGATAATGGTTGTTAGTATCGATGTGACCAAAGAAACAGTGAATAAAGACAAACCTTGCAGCACAGGGTAGATCATCTCGAAGGCCTGGTAGATTTCCTCGCGGACCTTGGCACCAGTCAAGACGATCTTGCCACtgacgaagatgagaagcACGATCTTGGGTTTGATCATGCGGTAGATGAGACCGGGGAACAACTCGGGTTCATAAGAACTGAAATTGTGATGGCGAGATGCCAAACCCTCAAGTCGGATAGGGAACTTGATATCGCAAGAGCCGACAATGTTCTGAATCTTGAAGTCGGTGAACTTGGCATTGAATCCAAGCTTCTGAATAATACGAGCGTACTTTCTTGAAGCGAGCTTCGAATCGTCTTCAGACTTAGCACCAGTGACGACCATCTTGCCGGAAGCGAAGATCAGAGCGGTGGTCTTGGGCTCGCGGATTCGCATGATGACAGCGGCGAAACGCTTTTTTCTGTTAGCAACGTGTTTCTTTCTCAGTATGCACGTTAGGTCTGTAGTACCTTAGGGTTGTACTCTGCGTTACGAGCGTGCAGAGCAATAGTCTTGAGGTCCAAGCGGCAGTCCAAGTTCACTGTAGCCACGATGTTCCTTTAAAGTTTGCCAGATAAGCCTCGCTGAGCATAAAAAGGTCACTCAGGAGGATACATACTGTAGAGTGGGAGTAATTCCACTAGGTCCTTGAGTAGCAGCAGGCGTCGCGACAGGCGTTGCGGGTGCCACCCCATTGCCATTTGCCGCCTGCTGGCCATTGAGGGCAGGTCGCTGAGCAGCATCACCGGTGCCGGCGGGCGGAGGTGTCAGCTCGTTGGTAGCTCCGGGGAACGATAGCGATCCTGGCGCCGTGAACGCCTTGGCTTGCGCCGCGTTCGATGGGTGTGTCTGGATGCCTTCCATGATTGGAGTCGGTATCGAGATGTGTCAACGGTTATGAAAAATCGCTGAACAGATCTAGAGCAGGACTCAAGTTAGCACCGCGCATCAACGAAAAGAGCGTGCATCCTACCCTGGAAGGTAGAtgcgatggtgatgatgcaACGGGGTAACAGAAGTGCAGCGCCGTTGTGTTGTTGCGAGAGTGAAGTTGGAAAAAGGGAAGAGAAACAGGCCTTTTATAGGCGGGGGTAGCGGGGCTGTGCAATGAATCAGAGGGACCACCTACCAATCGCGGGAGAGAAACAAGTGAATGTGTCCCCTACAAAGAAACTGGCCCAGCAAAGTTTTGTTCTTTAAAAAAGCGACGAATGCAAAGATTCGATGCGGAACGATATGGAAGATGGTAGAAGGACAGTGGCCTTTTCCCCCGAATCGATATTCGATATATCGATCAAGTTATTATAGGTTTAGAAGACCAAAACTTCTTTCACTTCacgacagcttcttcttttcttttttttcttttctattGTTGTCTACAATAGCGCAACGACTCGATGGTGACGATGACGGTGTCGGCGGGTATCGCTTCGTTCCGGTCTTGGTCGGGTTCAACGATGTCGGTTGCGCGCAAGGAGCGAAGAGGGCAAGGAACGTTTTTCAGTTCTTGTAACCTGGTCGCAAGGGCTGTGACCTAGAGAGTGTGATCACGTCTGCGACAGCAGGGTCGTGATGTATTGACAAAgtgaagaggagagagatAAAAGCCCGAGGTGTTTCAAGGCTCAGACTGAGAGATGGGACAAGATGGAAATTGTCCACACAGATTGGGATGTGAAAGTGTAGATGTGGGGTGTGACGTCGTGGGGGGGAtcaaaaataaaaagagaggcCGGACGTAAGTGGTTGGTACGTAGGGCCGTCAGTCGGGACTTCCGCGCAGGTCTTTCGAAACAGGCGGGCGAGGGGAGGGCTGGCTCTTTATAATTTTGAGCAAAGGCTGCTCAGGCAGGACACCCCAGGCAACAACACGACCTGTGGCGTCGACGCTGGCAGGCTTGGCTTGCGCTAGTCCATGCACTAAGCTGAGTTGATCCAATCAAACACTCTTGCGACGCTGATTTTATCTCCTTTTTTCCCACCCACTCACCCCAGTCTCAGCATTGAGCCCCTGAAGTGTCGCTATAGCAAACTCAAAGTCCATGTACACATGTATCGGTACATCTTTTTTTACTTTGCAACACAACCTGCGCCCGAACTCTCTCCACTGCTCTGGACTCAGGCGCTGCAGGCTCTGATGCACTGGAGCTGCGAGCCCCGGGATTTAAGGATCGCCACTAACAGGGTGCCCTGCTGCCCGATACAGGCAGTCCGTGTAGGTAATAGCGGCTCACTCTCACCCTCGCTGGCCCAGCTGCTTGCTCTGCTCTTATTTCGGTCACAAGAGATCACAAGCAAGGAAGCCAACACGGCTGTGGGCGTGTACACGGATCAAATAAGCAACGATTTAAGCGAGACaccttctcagcttcaggTGAGATGAACCTAAGTGACAATTTCATCGAAGCAGCACTAACCAACTTTCAGTCACAACATGCACTGTAATCGTGTGTCTTTTTTCTCTCACCCGTTCACAAGTATCGGGATTATTTCTTCCACAGCTTGGCGTGAACAGTTTTCCTCCTTTCCTGGCTTGCTAGTTTTTTGCTGTCGTCATCTCTTTCCCTGCGCTTTATTTTCTGTCCCTCCATCACCTCACTTCTCACCTTTCACCTCCTCCTCTCCAACAACCCACAACTGCAATCTGCAAGTCAAAACGCAGCTACGAAATGTTGGATCGATTTTGATAACGAACGATGGCGATAACCCCGAAGATGATTAGGCAACACACGGTATAGAATGAAGTGAGAGCGAAGGACGACGTGAACCGGTACCGACTGAGTCGAGATGGACGAAAACGATGCCAAACACCGACGGGAACGATCACGAAAGGCAGCAAAGGCGGGCACCGAGACCCATCGACGAGCAGAGCCTGCCTTGACCTGGACTGGCTTGACTCAAGCCGGATACTGCGACGGCATCAGCACGCAATCCGGCGGCGACAACAGCGTCACAGCGCCTATCCATGGAGACTCGCAGGCCTGTGGACCTCGGATACGGACTGGAATTATGGGCCGGGGGGCTAGTCTGACTAGGCGTGCTGGCGTGGTTGGTTACTTTTTAGGCTTTCTGCTCATTCAGACTGGCTCCTCCTACCTCTCATCAGCGTCTGACTCTGATTGCTCTCGCTCGTTGGCGCACCAAGATCGCCTCTGTTGCCCCAATCGCAGTCGCGTATCCCCGTCGCTCCTTATCGGAGCGGGCACCACTAACTCTGGTTCTAGCCATGCTCCGCCCTGTCAAACCCTTTGCTCGCCCCCCGTGGGACTTTTTTCttccaacccaacccaaccaCCGACTCTTGCCTAACGATGGGACCCTGAAACACGCTCTCCCCCCTTCACTGACTGTTTTGTTCAACCCACGCGCCCTCCTTCACTACGCGTCGTCacctcagcttcttgagcaggGTCATTTGAATCGCGCTCATTTCATTGTGATAGTCGTCTCGCAAGCGTCTCATCAGCAAAGTCACGCCATGACCTGCAACAAGAATATGGCTCAGTCAACATATCACGCGACTAACTGACTGCACAAAGCCTGATTTACGGACACTCCGCACAGCAGCAACTTTTACTGAATTTTGCCTTTCCGTGTCCAGTCAGCGAGCGACAAGCAAGTAAAAGGCAGGTTATGGggttttcctttttttcGTGCCCTCTCATTTTGAGCCCCCAACCGCCCGGTGACTCTGTGAGTCATTCAGCTGTGGCCAACCAGGAAGCAGTTAGCCAGCAAACTGTCCCCCCTCGCAGTGCGAGGGAGGCTGGATCTGTGCGCCCACTGACTGGCTTCTTGCACAATGTACTCAGTACAACGACTTGCTGGCAGCCGCCATAAATGTTGCAGTCGTCATGGCTGTTCACTTTTGGATGCTGATGCATTCTTTATTTATCACGCTGCGTCTACCAGCTTTTGCGCCGCTTTCTTGTCATGCGAGACTGAGCGTAGAGTGATGCATGGCTCCCAACGCCTGGGCTAGACTTTCGAAGCCTGCATGCCGTGACTCTTGGAAACCCCAGTCTGCATTGAGGACACGTTCCAGGATGCCACCGTCAATTTGACGCCGAGTGGTGACACGAAAATTTTGATTTTCAAGGATCGCCAAGTGTAATTACCTCTTACGAGAACGCGTCAAATTACCGGGGGCTTGCTGACACAAGTACCGCACTAACAATTTTCTGGTCCCACGACTTATCACAGCCCTAGCCTGGGTTTGGACAGGAACTCCACAGACCGTTCATCCTCAGAGGAACCAACCAGCCTCATTTGAACTTCTTCGCGGTTCTACCAGGATCCGCCATGTCTCGCTAGCTTCTTGGTCCATAGGCAAATTTGGCTGGGGCATGAACCGACTCCGCACTGCAAGGTTTGCTTGAACAAGATTGCTCTTCTTTTGTGGGGGCGATCGCAAAGCTATCTCTATTCAGTCGTTACCTAGATAACAGAAAAGATAAGCCTTGattcctttgtcatcacactcGAATGGCTTGGAACATACTTAGTTCTTGACCTATTGCCTCAAGTATATCTAATTTGATCGTCCAGCCATTGAAATTATCATGTTGGTATTCAAAGGAATATCCGCACAAGTCAAGAGACATAGCCGCGGAATCCGCAAGGACCAGGCTCTCCACATTGGACGCTCTAGACTTTCGCCATTCCTTTTTGTTCACATGCTGATAAGCTCAAGTCCATGCGGCACAAGTGACCTTCCTGTGCAACGACAGCATCTCGATTGCTTCGAGCTGGAGAATAAGCACCTCTGTGCTATCCAGCATACTATCAGTCGCCCGCCGATGTTATAGTCTAGATCTTCATTCCGTACAAAAAGTCATCATTTTGCATTTGTACCATGACTCCAATATGCTCCAAATGTCAAACCTTCCCATCTCTTACTCTCGGCCTTATACCAATTGACTGTCCCCAACGCGCCAATGATGCATCCAGGTATATAAACAAGGTATCATACAGAATACATAACGAAAAAGTGTTGCTCCGAAAAGAACAAGTGTTTGGTTTTCTTAGGTCATGTAGTATTTAGGACCTTCACCTCCTTGGGGCACCTGCCAGTTGATGTCCTGGTGAGGAGCCTTGATATCACACGTCTTGCAATGGATGCAGCTGTTCTGTTGTTAGAGTCTGTGTTCTCAACTGAAAAAAAGTCGTAGCAAAAACTTTGGAACTTACTTCTGCGCGTTAATCTGGAAACGCACGCCGTGAGGCTTTGACTCGTCCTCAACATACTCGTAAACGCCAGCTGGGCAAAATCGGTTCTCCAGACCCTTGAAAGGAGGGTATGTTGACTCAGTATGAGCGTCCCAGTCCTTGACTTGTAAATGAATCGGTTGGTCCTCCTCATGATTGGTTCCTGTTCGGGAGACACTCGTCAAGATATCAAAGGTGAGCTTGCCGTCAGGCTTCTCGTACTCGATCTTGGGGACCTTATCGGCAGGAAGGGTAGCAGCGTGGTCGGGAGTCTTATGCTTAAGTGTCCAAGGAACGCGACCCTTGAAGACATAAGCCTCGAGACCAGAGTACATGATACCGCCATAAAGACCGAGAGGAGTGTGGAAAGATGGTCGCATGTTGCGCACCTCCTTGAGTTCCTTCCAGATGGGAGAATCTCTCAACTTGTTCTCATAGTCGTACAAGAATACTGTGCCTTCATCGGTCTTTTCACTAATAGCAGTCCATGCCGCCTCGGCGGCAAGCATGCCTGACTTCATGGCATTGTGAGTGCCTTTTACCTTCGGAACGTTGACAAAGCCAGCCGAGTCACCAATGAGCGCACCACCTGGGAAAGCGACCTTGGGAATAGACTGGAAGCCACCCTCAATAAGAGCTCGAGCACCATACGAGATGCACTTGCCGCCCTCGAGGACATCACGGAATAAGGGATGCCGCTTCAGCTTCTGGAACTCCTGGTAAGGGGACATCCAAGGGTTCGAGTAATCAAGCGAGACGACGAGACCAATCTGAACAAGATTCTCGCCAAAGTGGTACATGAAAGAGCCGCCGTACACATCTTTGGGTAGCGGGTAACCCATTGAATGCACAACTAAACCCTTTTCAAACTTGGCAGGATCAATCTCCCAAACCTCTTTGACACCAAGACCGTAAGTCTGATGCTGGCTGTCCCTACGCAGATCAAATTTGTTGATAACCTGTTTGCTCAGGCTTCCGTGGCATCCCTCGCCAAACATGGTCACTCTCGCATGGAATTCCATGCCTCGCTCAAACGTTTCCTTGGGCTTGCCATCACGGCCAACCCCTAGGTCGTTGGTGGCGACACCCTTAACTGAACCATCTGAAGCATAAACGACCTCAGAGGCAGCGAATCCGGGGTaaacctcaacaccaatctCCTCAGCCCGCTCTCCAAGCCATTTTACGAATTGGTTCAAGCTAACAATGTAGTTTCCATGGTTGGTCATCTGAGGAGGCGCTGGAATGGGTATAGCAGAGTTCTTGGTGAGGAATCGCATACGGTCGGTGCCAGCAGGAGTGGCATGTTCGAAACGATTAGGATTGTTCTCGTCGAGCCAGTCAGGGATAAGTTCGTTGATGGAGGTGGGCTGGATCACAGCTCCAGAGAGGATGTGAGCGCCGAGGTCGCCAGCCTTTTCCAGGACAAGTACCCGAAAATCCTCGTTTCCAGCTTCATTAGCAAGCTGCTTGAGACGAATAGCGGCGCTGAGTCCAGCAGGACCAGCTCCTACAATACAGACATCAACCTCGTCGGACTCTCGCTCAACGCTCGCGGGGTCGAAATCTTGGTCATCATCTCGAAGTCGAGAGGTAGTGCTAAAGGCACGAGAAGCCATTGGAACTTTTGCGCCAGACCATACTGTCGTAGATGTCCTTCTTGTAATAGAGGATCTGGCTGAGATTGTGGCGATAGAGAGGTTAGATCTGGCGGGACGAAATTGGGAGCGAGAAAGCACCCTCGAACTTCGCTGGACGCATCGCGAAACTGGTCGTGGGGCGGACATGATGACGGTATAGAGCTGAAGGCGAATTGAATGTTCAGCCACCGGAAGCAGGATTGGCGATGGATGGGTGAGACTTGAGGTAAGGGAGAGGGAAAGGGATTCCTTTTGGAGGAGCTCGAGGAGGGAAGAAATGTCCTGGCGCCGGCGGCAACTAAGCAACTTTCTGCCGCTGTTGACTCTTTCCTTCGTGGTGCGAGTAGAGAGGGCCGGTAGTGGGGAAGGTACGATCGCCGGGGTGGCTATTACCGCTTTTGGATCCAACAGAGGACTTCTTTTTGACAATTAACTGAATGTTAATTGGCTCTTTGGCCGGTGTCTCTCTAGAGCTTGGGGCTCC
This genomic interval carries:
- a CDS encoding FAD dependent oxidoreductase, coding for MAGAPSSILIVGSGVFGLGTAWALAKRPHYSNTSITVVDDCAGQFPPEDAASVDSSRIVRADYSDPYYAALAAEAQKEWRKQGDHEVGGQGRYSESGFVLCASETPRDFKLKKSGMDYTKESAKNVESIAKQTGLPVDKIQKLESTKALQEFLGTDGYPGDWGYLNGNSGWADAGEGMKWLYKQAQATGRIQFVNGKVTELVTEGDRVIGAQLSDSEVLKADVVMVAAGAWSGSLVDLRGRTEATGHAVAYMDITPEEQKRLDNFPVVLNLSTGLFLIPPRNNVLKAARHTFGYINPVKINNALPPSPNDKREPFLASQPYTSRNDSSNPLTAEADKDLRRALTDLCPIRGLETRPWKEARICWYSDTRDGEWLVDYHPGWKGLFVATGDSGHGFKFLPNLGEKIVDVMQGNGGKLGEKWRWREIQNDGVGRETNGVYTGLITEDGSRGGRPLVLCDELEKGRAFIGETKAKL
- a CDS encoding transcription factor TFIID-domain-containing protein, which translates into the protein MEGIQTHPSNAAQAKAFTAPGSLSFPGATNELTPPPAGTGDAAQRPALNGQQAANGNGVAPATPVATPAATQGPSGITPTLQNIVATVNLDCRLDLKTIALHARNAEYNPKRFAAVIMRIREPKTTALIFASGKMVVTGAKSEDDSKLASRKYARIIQKLGFNAKFTDFKIQNIVGSCDIKFPIRLEGLASRHHNFSSYEPELFPGLIYRMIKPKIVLLIFVSGKIVLTGAKVREEIYQAFEMIYPVLQDFRKV